In the Burkholderia glumae LMG 2196 = ATCC 33617 genome, one interval contains:
- the lepB gene encoding signal peptidase I: protein MRMIVRLWKANKGFLAFLFLMVIFRSAIADWNVVPSGSMLPTIRIGDRILVDKMAYDLRVPFTHIRLARLHEPQRGDIVTIDSAAAHELLVKRLIGLPGDTVELRNNVLLINGVRAAYRPVGTNLLRSDAASPGEYLAERIDGSARIVRLSPDAPSPRDSFGPVVVPKGQYLMLGDNRDNSADSRYFGFFPRDEIMGRARRVAFSLDPSHDYLPRLDRFGRRLDAPLG, encoded by the coding sequence ATGCGCATGATCGTCAGGCTCTGGAAAGCCAACAAGGGCTTCCTCGCGTTTCTGTTTCTGATGGTGATCTTCCGCAGCGCGATAGCCGACTGGAACGTGGTGCCGAGCGGCTCGATGCTGCCGACCATCCGCATCGGCGACCGGATCCTCGTCGACAAGATGGCCTACGACCTGCGCGTGCCGTTTACGCACATCCGTCTGGCGCGGCTGCACGAACCGCAGCGCGGCGATATCGTGACGATCGACTCGGCCGCCGCACACGAGCTGCTGGTCAAGCGGCTGATCGGCCTGCCCGGCGACACCGTGGAGCTGCGCAACAACGTGCTGCTGATCAACGGGGTGCGCGCCGCCTACCGGCCGGTGGGCACCAACCTGCTGCGCAGCGATGCCGCCTCGCCCGGCGAATACCTGGCCGAGCGCATCGACGGCAGCGCGCGCATCGTGCGGCTCTCGCCCGACGCGCCGAGCCCGCGCGATTCGTTCGGCCCGGTCGTGGTGCCGAAGGGGCAGTACCTGATGCTCGGCGACAATCGCGACAACAGCGCCGATTCGCGCTATTTCGGCTTCTTCCCGCGCGACGAGATCATGGGCCGCGCGCGGCGCGTGGCGTTCTCGCTCGATCCCTCGCACGACTACCTGCCGCGCCTGGACCGCTTCGGGCGCCGGCTCGACGCGCCGCTCGGCTGA
- a CDS encoding anion permease, whose amino-acid sequence MSRPEHGTAPPVTPKSFPLGLAAGVAVLIAVLLLPAPAGLPPAGQRMLAILGFAVVVWLTEAVSYEAGAILVASLMAFLVGTAPTVRDPGVAYGTSRAIGMALAGFSNPALAPCIAAAITLAGLDRRIALVMLARIGTGTRRVRIGAIAVTILLWPAAPSAPARGARVVPIMMGVDKRSNVVARVMIVVVQATRIWNIGIQTAAAQHLLMAGVTQKTLGAHVSWASRFAARQFAKLGTAVSVTGSARLPVFGAAYWRRLGWL is encoded by the coding sequence ATGAGCAGGCCGGAACATGGCACGGCACCACCCGTTACCCCGAAGTCGTTTCCGCTCGGCCTCGCGGCCGGCGTGGCAGTCCTGATCGCCGTGCTGCTGCTGCCCGCGCCCGCCGGCCTGCCCCCGGCCGGGCAGCGGATGCTGGCGATCCTCGGGTTCGCGGTCGTGGTGTGGCTCACCGAGGCCGTCTCCTACGAGGCCGGCGCGATCCTCGTCGCGTCGCTGATGGCGTTTCTCGTGGGCACCGCGCCCACCGTGCGGGACCCGGGCGTGGCCTACGGCACCTCGCGCGCCATCGGCATGGCGCTGGCCGGCTTCTCGAATCCGGCGCTCGCGCCGTGCATCGCGGCGGCCATCACGCTGGCCGGGCTCGACCGCCGCATCGCGCTCGTCATGCTCGCGCGGATCGGCACCGGCACGCGGCGCGTGAGGATCGGCGCGATCGCCGTGACGATCCTGCTCTGGCCGGCGGCGCCGAGCGCCCCCGCGCGCGGCGCCCGCGTGGTGCCGATCATGATGGGCGTGGACAAGCGCTCGAACGTGGTGGCCCGCGTCATGATCGTCGTGGTGCAGGCCACCCGCATCTGGAACATCGGCATTCAAACCGCGGCCGCGCAGCACCTGCTGATGGCCGGCGTCACGCAGAAGACGCTCGGCGCGCACGTGAGCTGGGCCTCGCGGTTCGCGGCCAGGCAGTTCGCGAAGCTCGGGACCGCGGTCAGCGTGACCGGCTCGGCGCGGCTGCCGGTGTTCGGCGCCGCCTATTGGCGCCGGCTCGGCTGGCTGTAA
- a CDS encoding Ldh family oxidoreductase: MQISLDDAIAFGKQVLGALKVPDDIADDVARHLVEADRVGYTSHGVSILPTYCQVLADGLIDPAGRPSVLADHGSLLMFEGNRGLGQHVGKVVVERAMTRALDRGVCILTLRNSHHLGRMGQYGEMCAHAGLVFMAFANVTNLAPMVAPVGGAEPRLTSNPLCFAGPLPNDRPPLVVDMATSAIAVNKARVLAANGMKAPPGSLIDSRGCPTDDPNVLQADPPGSLLPFGAHKGYALGVVAELLAGVLSGGGTIQPGNPRQGAVTNNMFAIVLNPQMDCSSPWRSHEVEAFIEYLLSCPRQPGADPVQYPGEYEARNRQKYHDHIELSTPIWASLTRMADELGVVPPAARA, encoded by the coding sequence ATGCAGATATCCCTCGACGATGCGATTGCATTCGGCAAGCAGGTGCTGGGCGCGCTGAAGGTGCCCGACGACATCGCCGACGACGTCGCCCGCCATCTGGTCGAAGCGGACCGCGTCGGCTACACCAGCCACGGCGTGTCGATCCTGCCGACCTACTGCCAGGTGCTCGCGGACGGCCTGATCGACCCGGCCGGCCGCCCGAGCGTGCTGGCCGATCACGGCAGCCTGCTGATGTTCGAGGGCAACCGCGGGCTCGGCCAGCACGTCGGCAAGGTGGTGGTGGAGCGGGCGATGACGCGCGCGCTCGACCGCGGCGTCTGCATCCTGACCCTGCGCAACAGCCACCACCTGGGCCGGATGGGCCAGTACGGCGAGATGTGCGCGCACGCCGGCCTGGTGTTCATGGCGTTCGCCAACGTCACCAACCTCGCGCCGATGGTGGCGCCGGTCGGCGGCGCCGAGCCGCGCCTGACCTCCAACCCGCTGTGCTTCGCCGGGCCGCTGCCGAACGACCGGCCGCCGCTGGTGGTGGACATGGCCACCAGCGCGATCGCCGTGAACAAGGCGCGCGTGCTGGCGGCCAACGGCATGAAGGCGCCGCCGGGCTCGCTGATCGACAGCCGGGGCTGTCCGACCGACGACCCGAACGTGCTGCAGGCCGATCCGCCCGGCTCGCTGCTGCCGTTCGGTGCCCATAAGGGCTATGCGCTCGGCGTGGTGGCCGAACTGCTGGCGGGCGTGCTGTCGGGCGGCGGCACGATCCAGCCCGGCAACCCTCGGCAGGGCGCCGTGACCAACAACATGTTTGCGATCGTGCTGAACCCGCAGATGGATTGCTCGTCCCCCTGGCGCTCGCACGAGGTGGAGGCGTTCATCGAATACCTGCTGTCCTGCCCGCGGCAGCCCGGCGCCGACCCCGTGCAGTACCCGGGCGAGTACGAGGCGCGCAACCGCCAGAAGTACCACGATCACATCGAGCTGAGCACGCCGATCTGGGCGTCGCTGACGCGGATGGCCGACGAACTCGGCGTGGTGCCGCCGGCCGCACGGGCCTAG
- a CDS encoding DUF1501 domain-containing protein: MQPTRRRFLGTAAAAGALLVAPRLVFANVASERRFVFVIQRGAADGLNIVVPYAEPAYASLRGDLAIDAAQATRLDGTFALHPSLAQTAAMYAGGQALFVHAIASPYRDRSHFDGQNVLETGGRAPYQLKDGWLNRLAAMLPATRENAIALAPTVPAALRGDARVTSYAPSGLPEAPDDLLARVAALYERDAQLGPLWASAMVARGLAGDAHARQDPAGVGKLAAGFLARDDGPRIAMIETGGWDTHSAQNPRLANVLKGLDAMLAALRDGLGPVWRDTTVLVATEFGRTAAANGTGGTDHGQASVAMLLGGAVAGGRVIADWPGLRGADLYEGRDLKPTASLDALIAGAAAETLRLEPQRTAATLFGQAGARHATSGLVRA, from the coding sequence ATGCAGCCCACCCGCCGCCGATTCCTCGGCACCGCCGCCGCGGCCGGCGCCCTGCTCGTCGCGCCGCGCCTGGTGTTCGCCAATGTCGCGAGCGAACGCCGCTTCGTGTTCGTGATCCAGCGCGGCGCCGCCGACGGCCTGAACATCGTCGTGCCGTATGCCGAGCCCGCCTACGCGAGCCTGCGCGGCGACCTCGCGATCGACGCCGCGCAGGCCACGCGGCTCGACGGCACGTTCGCGCTGCATCCCTCGCTCGCGCAGACGGCCGCGATGTACGCCGGCGGCCAGGCGCTGTTCGTCCACGCGATCGCGTCGCCGTATCGCGACCGCTCGCATTTCGACGGCCAGAACGTGCTCGAGACGGGCGGCCGCGCGCCGTACCAGCTGAAGGACGGCTGGCTGAACCGGCTCGCGGCGATGCTGCCGGCCACGCGCGAGAACGCCATCGCACTCGCGCCCACGGTGCCCGCTGCGCTGCGCGGCGACGCGCGCGTCACCTCGTACGCGCCGTCGGGGCTGCCCGAGGCCCCCGACGACCTGCTCGCGCGCGTCGCCGCGCTCTACGAGCGCGACGCCCAGCTCGGGCCGCTGTGGGCCTCGGCGATGGTCGCGCGCGGGCTGGCCGGCGATGCGCACGCGCGCCAGGACCCGGCCGGCGTCGGCAAGCTGGCCGCGGGCTTCCTGGCACGCGACGACGGCCCGCGCATCGCGATGATCGAGACCGGCGGCTGGGACACGCACAGCGCGCAGAACCCGCGCCTCGCGAACGTCCTGAAGGGGCTCGACGCGATGCTCGCGGCGTTGCGCGACGGGCTCGGCCCGGTCTGGCGCGACACCACCGTGCTGGTGGCCACCGAGTTCGGGCGCACCGCCGCGGCGAACGGCACGGGGGGCACCGATCACGGCCAGGCGTCGGTGGCGATGCTGCTCGGCGGCGCGGTGGCGGGCGGGCGCGTGATCGCCGACTGGCCGGGCCTGCGCGGCGCCGACCTCTACGAAGGGCGCGACCTCAAGCCGACCGCCTCGCTCGATGCGCTGATCGCGGGCGCGGCGGCCGAAACGCTGCGGCTCGAGCCGCAGCGCACGGCCGCGACGCTGTTCGGGCAGGCCGGCGCGCGGCACGCGACCAGCGGCCTCGTGCGGGCCTGA
- a CDS encoding DUF1800 domain-containing protein, which produces MNAPPDPHAAAIALNRFGLGARADEPVPTDPAGWLIDQFSRYEPRPAAWADTPGAVALATHFGDQRSQLRAGASSPPAAALPAASAGSPTASAAALRQAVNQTIRRESMEVYRDAVDARVASALVTPAPFVERLVHFWANHFAVSIDKGQVAGLAGAFEMEAIRPHVLGRFEDLLVAVERHPAMQLFLDQTRSVGPDSRAALRADARDPAHRRGLNENLAREIMELHTLGARSGYTQADVTEFARALTGWSVAGTRGPQPGNAPPGAFVFRAAQHEPGARTVLGRRYDQENEAQALAILRDLARAPATGRHLAFQLGRHFVADDPPAALTERLARAFDQSGGDLPTVYRALVASPEAWAPSAIKFKTPWDWAVSALRGLGWTTLGGLRAAPLLSQLGQPVWRPGSPAGYDDVAASWAAPDALVRRVEIAQRLAARSGGRTDPRLLGRALFAGTLSEPTATAVSHAESATTALALLLVSPDFQRR; this is translated from the coding sequence ATGAACGCTCCGCCCGACCCGCACGCCGCGGCGATCGCCCTGAACCGCTTCGGCCTCGGCGCCCGCGCCGACGAGCCGGTCCCGACCGATCCGGCCGGCTGGCTGATCGACCAGTTCTCCCGCTACGAGCCGCGCCCCGCCGCCTGGGCCGACACGCCCGGCGCGGTCGCGCTCGCCACGCATTTCGGCGACCAACGCAGCCAGCTGCGCGCCGGCGCCTCGAGCCCGCCGGCGGCGGCGCTCCCGGCGGCCTCCGCGGGCTCGCCCACGGCCTCGGCAGCGGCGCTCCGTCAAGCCGTGAACCAGACGATCCGCCGCGAAAGCATGGAGGTCTACCGCGACGCGGTGGATGCACGCGTTGCGAGCGCGCTCGTCACGCCCGCGCCATTCGTCGAGCGGCTGGTGCATTTCTGGGCCAACCATTTCGCGGTCTCGATCGACAAGGGGCAGGTCGCCGGGCTGGCCGGCGCGTTCGAGATGGAGGCGATCCGTCCGCACGTGCTGGGCCGCTTCGAGGACCTGCTGGTGGCCGTCGAGCGCCATCCGGCGATGCAGTTGTTCCTCGACCAGACCCGCTCGGTCGGCCCCGACAGCCGTGCCGCGCTGCGCGCCGACGCCCGCGACCCGGCCCACCGGCGCGGCCTCAACGAAAATCTCGCGCGCGAGATCATGGAGCTGCACACGCTCGGCGCGCGCAGCGGCTACACCCAGGCCGACGTCACCGAGTTCGCGCGCGCGCTCACCGGCTGGAGCGTGGCGGGCACGCGCGGCCCGCAGCCCGGCAACGCGCCGCCCGGCGCGTTCGTGTTCCGCGCCGCGCAGCACGAGCCCGGCGCGCGCACCGTGCTGGGCCGCCGCTATGATCAGGAAAACGAAGCACAGGCGCTGGCGATCCTGCGCGATCTGGCGCGCGCGCCCGCCACCGGGCGCCACCTCGCGTTCCAGCTCGGCCGCCATTTCGTCGCCGACGATCCCCCCGCCGCGCTGACCGAGCGCCTGGCGCGCGCCTTCGACCAGAGCGGCGGCGACCTGCCCACCGTTTATCGCGCGCTGGTGGCCTCGCCCGAGGCATGGGCGCCGTCCGCGATCAAGTTCAAGACGCCCTGGGACTGGGCCGTGTCGGCGCTGCGCGGGCTCGGCTGGACCACGCTCGGCGGGCTGCGCGCCGCGCCGCTGCTGAGCCAGCTCGGCCAGCCGGTCTGGCGCCCCGGCTCGCCCGCCGGCTACGACGACGTGGCCGCCAGCTGGGCCGCGCCCGATGCGCTGGTGCGCCGCGTCGAGATTGCCCAGCGGCTCGCCGCGCGCAGCGGCGGGCGCACCGATCCGCGCCTGCTCGGCCGCGCGCTGTTCGCCGGCACGCTGAGCGAGCCGACCGCCACCGCCGTGTCGCATGCCGAAAGCGCCACCACCGCGCTCGCGCTGCTGCTCGTCTCGCCCGACTTCCAACGGAGATAA
- a CDS encoding H-NS family nucleoid-associated regulatory protein: MSHQLNVLEEQLRELDQQIAQAKSAGKQALLANLQEQVQQYGITEDELLRAAGFRQAPKVRKAAPAKYYDPSSGNSWSGRGPRPKWLQGKELDDYLIDRAPKPWWPGED, translated from the coding sequence ATGAGCCATCAACTCAACGTTCTCGAAGAGCAGTTGCGCGAACTCGACCAGCAAATCGCGCAAGCCAAGTCCGCTGGCAAGCAGGCGCTGCTCGCGAACCTGCAGGAGCAGGTGCAGCAGTACGGCATCACGGAGGACGAACTGCTGCGTGCCGCCGGGTTCCGTCAGGCACCCAAGGTGCGCAAGGCAGCACCGGCGAAATATTACGATCCGTCGTCGGGGAATTCGTGGTCCGGGCGCGGCCCGCGCCCGAAGTGGCTGCAGGGCAAGGAACTGGACGACTACCTGATCGACCGCGCACCGAAGCCGTGGTGGCCCGGCGAGGACTGA
- a CDS encoding glycoside hydrolase family 3 C-terminal domain-containing protein, translating to MQVRLWSAAALTAFTFASAQAGTPDFINFPPTSFDAVASAAARLRADALVRKMTLDEKLQMIHSQYEMSAVPGGGAGYIQGVPRLGIPDLNMVDSSTGSGSTSQPSTTFPATLALAASWDRKLSHDYGREVAIQLRAQGFGMGLGGGTNLAREPRGGRLFEYLGEDPQLAGELLAERTDGTQREHVIATIKHYAGNEQEHGRQGGNTQIDERTLRELYLLPFEIAAKRARPGSVMCSYNRLNGDYACENAFLLSTVLKNDWGFEGQVQSDWGAAHSTAPSINAGLDEEEDVGATVYLTPELVRQAIANGSVSTARLDDMVRRKLYTMIRLGVLDHPARGGGTIDFAAGNAFAQAVAEQSMVLLKNDGNQLPLAAAALRRIAVIGGHADAAVLSGGGSGNTRDPVTGSFAGCGGLQFGTTSGCGWWHNPWLKLDTPIVAAIQQLAPNAQVAFAGNSDQQQPFRAYTQQEIGQAVALAKQSDVAIVVVAQPAGEDFGDLQSLSLANPGNQDALVAAVAQANPRTVVVVESGNPVLMPWKDSVAAIIEAWYPGEGGGKAIANLLFGKVNPSGKLPVTFPARDQDTPTWGADGTFANDPVYAEKLDMGYRWYDAKNIKPMFEFGYGLSYTHFAYSGLTVLRLPGKLLDVSFTVRNDGRVAGAEVPQVYLGVPYKDEPPRRLVGWDKVGLAPGQSRRVHVLVSPREQSVWDDTQGKWRYVPGSSVYVGASSRDIRLQQH from the coding sequence ATGCAGGTCAGACTTTGGTCGGCCGCCGCCTTGACGGCGTTCACGTTCGCCAGCGCGCAGGCTGGCACTCCCGACTTCATCAACTTCCCGCCGACGAGCTTCGATGCCGTGGCCTCGGCGGCCGCGCGGCTGCGGGCCGATGCGCTGGTGCGCAAGATGACGCTCGACGAAAAGCTGCAGATGATTCATTCGCAGTATGAAATGAGCGCGGTGCCGGGCGGCGGTGCCGGCTACATCCAGGGCGTGCCGCGGCTCGGCATTCCCGACCTGAACATGGTCGATTCGTCCACCGGCTCGGGCAGCACCTCGCAGCCGAGCACCACGTTCCCGGCCACCCTCGCGCTGGCCGCGAGCTGGGACCGCAAGCTGTCGCACGACTACGGCCGCGAGGTGGCGATCCAGTTGCGCGCGCAAGGGTTCGGCATGGGCCTCGGCGGCGGCACCAATCTCGCGCGCGAGCCGCGCGGCGGGCGCCTGTTCGAATACCTCGGCGAAGACCCGCAGCTCGCGGGCGAATTGCTCGCCGAGCGCACCGACGGCACCCAGCGCGAGCACGTGATCGCCACCATCAAGCACTATGCCGGCAACGAGCAGGAGCACGGCCGGCAGGGCGGCAACACGCAGATCGACGAGCGCACGCTGCGCGAACTCTATCTGCTGCCGTTCGAGATCGCCGCCAAGCGCGCGCGGCCCGGCAGCGTGATGTGCTCCTACAACCGCCTGAACGGCGACTACGCCTGCGAGAACGCGTTCCTGCTCTCCACCGTGCTCAAGAACGACTGGGGCTTCGAAGGCCAGGTGCAGTCGGACTGGGGCGCGGCGCACAGCACGGCGCCGTCAATCAACGCCGGGCTCGACGAGGAGGAGGACGTGGGCGCCACCGTCTACCTGACGCCGGAGCTGGTGCGCCAGGCGATCGCGAACGGCTCGGTATCCACGGCGCGGCTCGACGACATGGTGCGCCGCAAGCTCTACACGATGATCCGGCTCGGCGTGCTCGATCATCCGGCCAGGGGCGGCGGCACGATCGACTTCGCGGCCGGCAACGCGTTCGCGCAGGCGGTGGCCGAGCAGTCGATGGTCTTGCTCAAGAACGACGGCAACCAGCTGCCGCTCGCGGCCGCCGCGCTGCGGCGCATCGCGGTGATCGGCGGCCACGCCGACGCCGCGGTGCTCTCGGGCGGCGGCTCGGGCAACACGCGCGATCCGGTGACCGGCTCGTTCGCCGGCTGCGGCGGGCTGCAGTTCGGCACCACCAGCGGCTGCGGCTGGTGGCACAACCCGTGGCTCAAGCTGGATACGCCGATCGTCGCCGCGATTCAGCAGCTCGCGCCGAACGCGCAGGTGGCCTTCGCCGGCAACAGCGACCAGCAGCAGCCGTTCCGCGCCTACACCCAGCAGGAGATCGGCCAGGCCGTGGCGCTCGCGAAGCAGTCGGACGTGGCGATCGTGGTGGTCGCGCAACCGGCCGGCGAGGATTTCGGCGACCTGCAGAGCCTCTCGCTCGCGAACCCCGGCAACCAGGACGCGCTCGTCGCCGCGGTGGCGCAGGCGAACCCGCGCACGGTGGTGGTGGTGGAGAGCGGCAACCCGGTGCTGATGCCGTGGAAGGACAGCGTCGCGGCGATCATCGAGGCATGGTATCCGGGCGAAGGCGGCGGCAAGGCGATCGCGAACCTGCTGTTCGGCAAGGTCAACCCGTCCGGCAAGCTGCCCGTCACGTTCCCGGCACGCGACCAGGACACGCCGACCTGGGGCGCCGACGGCACGTTCGCGAACGATCCCGTCTACGCGGAGAAGCTCGACATGGGCTATCGCTGGTACGACGCGAAGAACATCAAGCCGATGTTCGAGTTCGGCTACGGGCTGTCGTACACGCACTTCGCCTACTCGGGGCTGACCGTGCTGCGCCTGCCGGGCAAGCTGCTCGACGTGAGCTTCACGGTGCGCAACGACGGCCGCGTGGCGGGCGCCGAAGTCCCGCAGGTCTACCTCGGCGTGCCCTACAAGGACGAGCCGCCGCGCCGGCTGGTGGGCTGGGACAAGGTCGGCCTGGCCCCGGGCCAGTCGCGCCGCGTGCACGTGCTGGTCTCGCCGCGCGAGCAGAGCGTGTGGGACGACACCCAGGGCAAATGGCGCTACGTGCCGGGCAGCAGCGTCTACGTGGGCGCCTCGTCGCGCGATATTCGGCTGCAGCAGCACTGA
- a CDS encoding cupin domain-containing protein codes for MVSRPFAESFDLEAAFADVTEHWSPKVVARVNDQYVKVAKVLGQLAWHDHAHEDELFFVVRGHLKIEYEGSRVVELPAGSMHVVPRGTRHNPVAEQECWIVLIEPVATKHTGDVVSPLTKTIEQQLR; via the coding sequence ATGGTTTCCCGTCCGTTTGCCGAGTCGTTCGATCTCGAGGCGGCGTTCGCCGACGTCACCGAGCACTGGTCGCCGAAGGTGGTCGCACGCGTCAACGACCAGTACGTGAAGGTGGCCAAGGTACTCGGCCAACTGGCATGGCACGACCACGCGCACGAGGACGAGCTGTTCTTCGTGGTGCGCGGCCATCTGAAGATCGAGTACGAAGGCTCGCGCGTGGTCGAGCTGCCGGCCGGCTCGATGCATGTGGTGCCGCGCGGCACGCGCCACAATCCCGTCGCCGAGCAGGAATGCTGGATCGTGCTGATCGAGCCGGTGGCGACGAAGCACACGGGGGACGTGGTGTCGCCGCTGACGAAGACGATCGAGCAACAGCTGCGCTGA
- a CDS encoding periplasmic heavy metal sensor produces MNGRTPTLLLAASVVLNVFLLGAIAGGAYQWYARQHGAGGTHAPKQALRFAADGLPAERQREFMEALKAARREARVYAREAREGRRDVLDLLAMPQLDRPALDEALSRTREADTRLRAQVESNVADFAASLTPEERQRFVQGLRHSGQWRLPATQGGHERDAHGGN; encoded by the coding sequence ATGAACGGCCGGACCCCCACCCTGCTGCTCGCCGCCTCGGTCGTGCTGAACGTGTTCCTGCTCGGCGCGATCGCGGGCGGCGCCTATCAGTGGTACGCGCGCCAGCACGGCGCTGGCGGCACCCATGCGCCGAAGCAGGCACTGCGCTTCGCGGCCGACGGGCTGCCCGCCGAGCGGCAGCGCGAGTTCATGGAGGCGCTGAAAGCGGCGCGCCGCGAGGCGCGCGTCTATGCGCGCGAGGCCCGCGAGGGCCGCCGCGACGTGCTCGACCTGCTCGCCATGCCGCAACTCGATCGCCCCGCGCTCGACGAGGCGCTGTCGCGCACGCGCGAGGCCGACACGCGCCTGCGCGCGCAGGTCGAGAGCAACGTGGCCGATTTCGCGGCGAGCCTGACGCCCGAGGAGCGTCAGCGCTTCGTCCAAGGGCTCAGGCACAGCGGCCAGTGGCGCCTGCCCGCCACGCAGGGCGGGCACGAGCGGGACGCGCACGGCGGCAACTGA
- a CDS encoding RNA polymerase sigma factor, with product MPAPPARPRSSTARQARDGAAGPGAHAVPQGVLTREASPARATARPNAPVAARAAAEPEVRHVSERDPDAELLARVGARDPGAVRALVARKLPRLLALATRLLGDRMEAEDVAQEAFIRIWKQAPRWKTGEARFDTWLHRVALNLCYDRLRGRREEPADALPDEPDPQPRADARLETRERDARVRDALAALPPRQREALVLHYYQELSNIEAAGLMGITVDALESLLSRARRNLRAQLAASGRSEEI from the coding sequence ATGCCCGCGCCCCCGGCCCGGCCCCGCTCGTCCACCGCCCGGCAGGCGCGTGACGGCGCGGCCGGGCCGGGCGCCCACGCCGTCCCGCAGGGAGTCCTGACCCGTGAAGCCAGTCCGGCGCGCGCAACGGCGCGCCCCAACGCCCCCGTGGCCGCGCGAGCGGCCGCCGAGCCGGAAGTCCGCCACGTGAGCGAACGCGACCCCGACGCGGAACTGCTCGCGCGCGTGGGCGCACGCGATCCCGGCGCCGTGCGTGCGCTGGTCGCGCGCAAGCTGCCGCGGCTGCTCGCGCTCGCCACGCGGCTGCTCGGCGACCGCATGGAAGCCGAGGACGTCGCGCAGGAGGCGTTCATCCGGATCTGGAAACAGGCACCGCGCTGGAAGACGGGCGAGGCGCGCTTCGACACCTGGCTGCATCGCGTCGCGCTGAACCTCTGCTACGACCGGCTGCGCGGCCGGCGCGAGGAACCGGCCGACGCGCTGCCCGACGAGCCGGATCCGCAGCCGCGCGCCGACGCGCGACTGGAGACGCGGGAGCGCGACGCGCGCGTGCGCGACGCGCTGGCGGCGCTGCCGCCCCGGCAGCGCGAGGCGCTCGTGCTCCATTACTATCAGGAGTTGTCGAACATCGAGGCGGCCGGCCTGATGGGCATCACGGTGGACGCGCTGGAGAGCCTGCTCTCGCGCGCCCGGCGCAATCTGCGCGCGCAACTGGCCGCCAGCGGCCGCAGCGAGGAAATCTGA
- a CDS encoding YXWGXW repeat-containing protein — translation MKRPFHPARLAAALSLTLATSAFAQAVVVAPIAPPAPRDEVVPPARAGYVWDHGRWRWEHGAYVWQPVRVGYHWVPGHWVAHGPNWHWVPGHWA, via the coding sequence ATGAAACGACCGTTCCATCCTGCCCGGCTCGCCGCCGCACTGAGCCTGACGCTCGCCACCAGCGCCTTCGCGCAGGCCGTCGTCGTCGCGCCGATCGCGCCGCCCGCCCCGCGCGACGAAGTCGTGCCGCCCGCGCGCGCCGGCTACGTCTGGGATCACGGCCGCTGGCGCTGGGAGCATGGCGCCTACGTCTGGCAGCCGGTGCGCGTCGGGTACCACTGGGTGCCGGGCCACTGGGTCGCCCACGGCCCGAACTGGCACTGGGTGCCGGGGCACTGGGCCTAA
- a CDS encoding GNAT family N-acetyltransferase produces the protein MEPVIDFRHLETPADLTAAYDVMRALRPHLAGVDAFVAQLDRQRAEGYRLLAAVQGPRVLGLSGYRHQTNLLYGRFVYVDDLVVDPALQRHQIGARLLDATRTIARESGCAHFVLDTGLHMPLAQRFYFRNGMLAKGMHFVEPLSALETTAR, from the coding sequence ATGGAACCCGTAATCGACTTCCGGCATCTCGAGACGCCGGCCGACCTGACGGCCGCCTACGACGTGATGCGCGCGCTGCGCCCGCACCTGGCCGGCGTGGATGCGTTCGTCGCGCAGCTCGACCGGCAGCGCGCCGAGGGCTACCGGCTGCTGGCCGCCGTGCAAGGCCCGCGCGTGCTGGGCCTGTCCGGCTACCGGCACCAGACGAACCTGCTGTACGGCCGTTTCGTCTATGTCGACGATCTCGTCGTCGATCCGGCCTTGCAGCGCCATCAGATCGGCGCGCGCCTGCTCGACGCGACGCGGACCATCGCACGCGAGAGCGGCTGTGCGCATTTCGTGCTCGACACCGGCCTGCACATGCCGCTCGCGCAACGTTTCTATTTTCGCAACGGCATGCTCGCGAAAGGCATGCATTTCGTCGAGCCGCTGAGCGCCCTGGAGACGACTGCACGATGA